In one Natronoarchaeum mannanilyticum genomic region, the following are encoded:
- a CDS encoding enoyl-CoA hydratase/isomerase family protein, with protein sequence MTLEDVAATCETVNVTVGDRVDGVATVELCRPDARNALNAQLRSELKEVFDEIPNSDVKVVVLTGAADTGAFVAGADVTELRERDALEQREASKRPRIYEHVDDCPMPVIARINGHALGGGCELIQACDIRIGHEDAKIGQPEINLGIMPGGGGTQRLPRLVGEGHAMRLILTGELIDATEAQDIGLVDEVHGDDSFDDRVYELAESMAAKSPVALEFAKKSVKAASRMDLESGIEYEAELFAQLFATEDKNEGIDAFFEDRDPEWPSE encoded by the coding sequence ATGACGCTCGAAGACGTCGCCGCCACCTGCGAGACAGTCAACGTGACGGTCGGCGACCGAGTGGACGGCGTCGCAACCGTCGAACTCTGCCGTCCGGACGCCCGCAACGCGCTCAACGCCCAGTTGCGGTCGGAACTGAAGGAGGTGTTCGACGAGATCCCGAACAGCGACGTCAAGGTCGTCGTTCTGACGGGCGCGGCGGACACCGGCGCGTTCGTCGCCGGCGCGGACGTGACCGAACTGCGGGAGCGCGACGCGCTCGAACAGCGCGAAGCCAGCAAACGCCCCCGCATCTACGAGCACGTCGACGACTGTCCGATGCCGGTCATCGCCCGCATCAACGGCCACGCGCTCGGCGGCGGCTGCGAACTCATCCAGGCGTGTGACATCCGCATCGGACACGAGGACGCAAAGATCGGCCAGCCCGAGATCAACCTCGGAATCATGCCGGGCGGCGGCGGCACCCAGCGCCTTCCGCGGCTCGTCGGCGAAGGCCACGCGATGCGACTGATCCTCACCGGCGAACTGATCGACGCGACAGAGGCTCAAGACATCGGTCTCGTCGACGAGGTCCACGGCGACGACTCGTTCGACGACCGGGTGTACGAACTCGCCGAGTCGATGGCCGCCAAGAGCCCTGTCGCCCTCGAGTTCGCAAAGAAGTCGGTCAAGGCAGCGTCCCGGATGGACCTCGAATCCGGCATCGAGTACGAGGCGGAACTGTTCGCACAGCTGTTCGCGACCGAAGACAAGAACGAAGGCATCGACGCCTTCTTCGAGGACCGCGACCCCGAGTGGCCGAGCGAGTGA
- a CDS encoding M24 family metallopeptidase — protein MYERDFMEGTRGTMAVDWEERIDVQRMRRERKERALDRLQDSELGSMLLINDPNVRYVTGLAMTGGSGADHYTLLTEDGDVVHWDTADHASNQRFNCPWLDDIRYACPGLGNVPQASGRNSARDWLKDKMAGTVYEAMEEYGVAKEPMGIDVGNGALVEKFEDRGVDVDTSAATDIMLDARKVKTRDEIECLRQVAAICEAGFQAITESAKPGKRESEVWGDAVRELWRHGAMAQGGYVTSGPNTWPKHQANTTDRAIRPNDLVYADFYNIGYLGYRSCYYRTFSMGEPTQAQKDAYEKARDDLYDVLERIEPGATTDEICKGFPDEEGEHMDWYDADEYWQMTTNHWAHGLGLQLYEVPLIWRGLSPDHPIEIEEGMTMAVETMQPADRQGVRVEEMVVVRENGVEILSEWPVEEITRIDH, from the coding sequence ATGTACGAGCGAGATTTCATGGAAGGGACGCGCGGCACCATGGCCGTCGACTGGGAGGAGCGGATCGACGTCCAGCGGATGCGGCGCGAACGCAAAGAGCGGGCGCTCGACCGACTGCAGGACTCGGAGCTGGGGTCGATGCTGCTCATCAACGACCCGAACGTCCGCTACGTCACCGGGCTGGCGATGACCGGCGGCAGCGGCGCCGACCACTACACGCTGCTGACCGAGGACGGCGACGTCGTCCACTGGGACACGGCCGACCACGCCTCGAACCAGCGCTTCAACTGTCCGTGGCTGGACGACATCCGCTACGCCTGCCCCGGGCTGGGGAACGTCCCGCAGGCCTCCGGACGGAACTCCGCCCGGGACTGGCTCAAAGACAAGATGGCCGGGACGGTCTACGAGGCCATGGAGGAGTACGGCGTCGCAAAGGAGCCGATGGGGATCGACGTGGGCAACGGCGCTCTCGTCGAGAAGTTCGAGGATCGGGGCGTCGACGTCGACACGTCCGCGGCGACGGACATCATGCTCGACGCCCGCAAGGTCAAGACCCGCGACGAGATCGAATGCCTCCGCCAGGTCGCGGCCATCTGCGAAGCCGGCTTCCAGGCCATCACCGAGAGCGCCAAACCCGGCAAGCGCGAGTCCGAGGTCTGGGGCGACGCGGTCAGGGAGCTCTGGCGCCACGGCGCGATGGCCCAGGGCGGCTACGTCACCTCCGGCCCCAACACCTGGCCGAAACACCAGGCCAACACCACCGACCGCGCGATCCGACCCAACGACCTCGTCTACGCCGACTTCTACAACATCGGCTACCTGGGGTATCGCTCCTGCTACTACCGCACCTTCAGCATGGGCGAGCCCACCCAGGCCCAGAAGGACGCGTACGAGAAGGCGCGCGACGATCTCTACGACGTGCTCGAACGCATCGAGCCGGGCGCCACGACCGACGAGATCTGCAAGGGCTTCCCGGACGAGGAGGGCGAGCACATGGACTGGTACGACGCCGACGAGTACTGGCAGATGACCACCAACCACTGGGCCCACGGCCTGGGCCTGCAACTGTACGAGGTGCCGCTCATCTGGCGCGGCCTCTCGCCGGACCACCCCATCGAGATCGAGGAGGGGATGACGATGGCCGTCGAGACGATGCAGCCGGCCGACCGCCAGGGCGTCCGCGTCGAGGAGATGGTCGTCGTCCGCGAGAACGGCGTCGAAATCCTGAGCGAGTGGCCCGTCGAAGAGATCACCCGGATCGACCACTGA
- a CDS encoding MFS transporter: MFRSIWTDPTKRRWVGWAALAGAFVVVNFHRVSTGVLADTLARTFDTTGAELGLLHSAFFYVYAPMQVFAGVLADRMGTRRVATVGSAVMGVGVVAFAVSPSYLVGFVSRLLIGLGGGVVYIATLRYCANWYRDDEFATVTGLTLSASAVGGLLATTPLAVLVAAVGWRDGLLGVGLLGFVLTGAVLALVRDTPAAADLPPVEGAPEAAEQTLSDVLAGVRAVFARRDTWIMGWMLFFAIGMNFTVMGLWGVPYVVQAYDVSVQTASLYTLVGNAGLVVGSPILGWLSDRLKERTGLILSVAVVYFLAYASIVALGTPPLWYVGAVFFLVMFLLGGFTLSYTVIKERHVAERSGTATGTVNGMGFLGAAVLPGVMGWVLDVFWTGETVAGSRVYTLFGYRVAFGVAAASGLVALGCATWLHLRAREQPRLD; this comes from the coding sequence ATGTTCCGAAGCATCTGGACCGACCCGACGAAGCGGCGGTGGGTCGGGTGGGCGGCGCTCGCCGGCGCGTTCGTGGTCGTGAACTTCCATCGCGTCTCGACGGGCGTCCTCGCGGACACGCTCGCGCGGACGTTCGACACGACCGGCGCGGAGCTGGGACTGCTTCACTCGGCGTTTTTCTACGTCTACGCGCCGATGCAGGTGTTTGCCGGCGTCCTCGCGGACAGGATGGGGACCCGCCGGGTCGCGACGGTCGGCTCGGCCGTGATGGGCGTCGGCGTCGTCGCCTTCGCGGTCAGTCCGTCCTACCTCGTGGGCTTTGTCTCCCGTCTGCTCATCGGTCTCGGCGGCGGCGTCGTCTACATCGCGACGCTGCGGTACTGCGCGAACTGGTACCGGGACGACGAGTTCGCCACCGTCACCGGACTGACGCTGTCGGCGTCGGCGGTCGGCGGCCTCCTCGCCACGACGCCGCTCGCCGTCCTCGTCGCGGCGGTCGGGTGGCGCGACGGGCTCCTGGGTGTCGGCCTCCTGGGATTCGTCCTGACCGGCGCCGTCCTCGCCCTCGTGCGCGACACGCCGGCCGCGGCCGACCTCCCGCCCGTCGAGGGCGCCCCCGAGGCCGCCGAACAAACGTTGTCGGACGTCCTCGCCGGCGTCCGTGCGGTGTTCGCCAGGCGCGACACCTGGATCATGGGCTGGATGCTGTTTTTCGCCATCGGGATGAACTTCACCGTCATGGGGCTGTGGGGCGTCCCCTACGTGGTCCAGGCCTACGACGTGTCCGTCCAGACGGCCTCGCTGTACACGCTCGTGGGCAACGCCGGCCTGGTCGTCGGGTCGCCGATTCTCGGGTGGCTCTCGGACCGACTCAAGGAGCGCACCGGCCTCATCCTCTCCGTCGCCGTCGTCTACTTCCTCGCGTACGCCAGTATCGTCGCCCTCGGGACGCCGCCGCTGTGGTACGTCGGGGCCGTATTCTTCCTCGTGATGTTTCTGCTGGGCGGGTTCACGCTCTCGTACACGGTGATAAAGGAGCGACACGTCGCCGAGCGGTCGGGGACCGCCACCGGGACGGTCAACGGGATGGGGTTTCTCGGCGCGGCCGTCCTCCCCGGCGTCATGGGGTGGGTGCTGGACGTCTTCTGGACGGGCGAGACTGTCGCGGGAAGCCGCGTCTACACCCTCTTTGGCTACCGCGTCGCCTTCGGCGTCGCCGCCGCGAGCGGACTCGTCGCACTCGGCTGTGCGACGTGGCTACACCTGCGAGCGCGTGAGCAACCCCGGCTGGACTAA
- a CDS encoding EthD domain-containing protein: MPKIVDLLVRKDGYTHEEFVERWQGEHADLAKELPGLERYVTSVPTRPEESEYDGVLELYFEDMAALGDAFDSEIAQTVQDDAAEFIDPGAGPRLIVEETVQLDERHD, encoded by the coding sequence ATGCCAAAGATAGTCGACCTGCTCGTCCGCAAGGACGGGTACACCCACGAAGAGTTCGTCGAGCGGTGGCAAGGTGAGCACGCGGATCTCGCGAAGGAGCTTCCGGGGCTCGAGCGGTACGTCACGTCGGTACCGACCCGACCGGAGGAATCGGAGTACGACGGGGTGCTGGAACTGTACTTCGAGGACATGGCCGCTCTGGGCGACGCCTTCGACTCCGAGATAGCACAGACGGTACAGGACGACGCCGCGGAGTTCATCGACCCCGGTGCCGGACCGCGCCTCATCGTCGAAGAGACGGTCCAACTCGACGAGAGACATGACTGA
- a CDS encoding VOC family protein gives MDTDCSVRVDHTGIAVESIDDAESVLFAFGCRKLVEESVEGRFRWAQYDFGRDASRLELIAPEADDTFLTEYLDERGPGLHHVTLEVANIDAVAAAVEDAGLDVVEYREYDDWTEAFVPPSNPTGALFQLFEYHDGYADGRPAAEKLYVDGQRLGEQ, from the coding sequence ATGGACACAGACTGCTCCGTACGCGTCGATCACACTGGTATCGCCGTCGAATCCATCGACGACGCAGAGTCGGTCCTCTTCGCCTTCGGCTGTCGGAAGCTCGTCGAGGAGTCCGTCGAGGGGCGGTTCCGGTGGGCGCAGTACGACTTCGGTCGGGACGCCTCCCGGCTGGAACTCATCGCGCCCGAGGCCGACGACACCTTCCTGACGGAGTATCTCGACGAACGCGGCCCGGGGCTGCACCACGTCACGCTGGAAGTCGCGAACATCGACGCCGTCGCCGCGGCCGTCGAAGACGCCGGGCTCGACGTCGTCGAGTACAGGGAGTACGACGACTGGACGGAGGCCTTCGTCCCGCCGTCGAACCCGACGGGAGCGCTCTTCCAGCTGTTCGAGTACCACGACGGCTACGCCGACGGCCGGCCGGCGGCGGAGAAACTCTACGTCGACGGGCAGCGCCTCGGCGAGCAGTGA
- a CDS encoding 3-hydroxyacyl-CoA dehydrogenase family protein, translating into MHVAVLGAGTMGHGIAQVSAMAGHDVRMRDIDEEIVDDGLASIEANLEGGIERGKVTEDEAEAAMARLDGTTSLEEAVTGADLVVEAVPEDMEIKHDTVTEVESHVGRDTVIASNTSSLSLTEIASALDHPERSVGLHFFNPVHIMGLVEIVVPEQASGGTVERAHEFVEGIDKTPVEVTDSPGFASSRLGVALGVEAMRMVEEGVASPADIDAAMELGYNHPMGPIELGDVVGLDVRLDILEYLREELGERFKPPQVLKRKVRAGKLGKKSGEGFYVWEDGEIVGTSGDWGDE; encoded by the coding sequence ATGCACGTTGCCGTACTAGGAGCCGGCACTATGGGCCACGGCATAGCCCAGGTGTCCGCGATGGCTGGTCACGACGTCCGGATGCGCGACATCGACGAGGAGATCGTCGACGACGGACTGGCCAGCATCGAAGCGAACCTCGAAGGGGGTATCGAACGCGGGAAAGTAACCGAAGACGAGGCCGAGGCCGCGATGGCGCGACTCGACGGCACCACGTCGCTCGAAGAAGCCGTCACGGGCGCCGACCTCGTCGTGGAGGCGGTGCCGGAGGACATGGAGATCAAACACGACACCGTGACCGAAGTCGAGTCCCACGTCGGGCGCGACACGGTCATCGCGTCGAACACGTCGTCGCTGTCGCTGACCGAGATCGCCAGCGCGCTGGACCACCCCGAGCGGTCCGTCGGGCTGCACTTTTTCAACCCCGTCCACATCATGGGGCTGGTCGAGATCGTCGTCCCCGAACAGGCCAGCGGCGGGACGGTCGAGCGGGCCCACGAGTTCGTCGAGGGGATCGACAAGACGCCGGTCGAGGTGACGGACTCTCCGGGCTTTGCCTCCTCGCGACTCGGCGTCGCACTCGGCGTGGAGGCGATGCGGATGGTCGAGGAAGGCGTCGCGTCGCCGGCGGACATCGACGCGGCGATGGAACTGGGCTACAACCACCCGATGGGGCCGATCGAGCTCGGCGACGTCGTCGGACTGGACGTCCGCCTGGACATCCTCGAGTACCTCCGGGAAGAACTGGGCGAGCGATTCAAACCGCCACAGGTGCTCAAGCGAAAGGTCCGTGCGGGCAAGCTCGGCAAGAAGTCGGGCGAAGGCTTCTACGTCTGGGAGGACGGGGAAATCGTCGGGACGAGCGGGGACTGGGGGGACGAGTGA
- a CDS encoding RidA family protein, giving the protein MTRRAINPDGLVDAPSIGYNHAIVEDGTLYTSGQVGWDAEFELAGDDIRSQTRQAFENVETLLADLDLGLDDVTKVTAHIVDPPARRDGFFEVWNEVYPEQPYPCLTILGTHGLAQEDFLVELEVEAPVEE; this is encoded by the coding sequence ATGACACGGAGAGCGATCAACCCCGACGGACTCGTCGACGCGCCGAGCATCGGCTACAACCACGCGATCGTCGAGGACGGGACCCTCTACACGTCCGGACAGGTCGGTTGGGACGCGGAGTTCGAGCTCGCGGGCGACGACATCCGGTCACAGACCCGACAGGCCTTCGAGAACGTCGAGACGCTGCTCGCGGACCTCGACCTCGGGCTCGACGACGTCACGAAGGTGACGGCCCACATCGTCGACCCGCCCGCCCGCAGGGACGGCTTCTTCGAGGTGTGGAACGAGGTGTACCCCGAGCAGCCCTACCCCTGCCTGACGATCCTCGGGACTCACGGGCTCGCACAGGAGGACTTCCTCGTCGAACTCGAGGTCGAGGCCCCGGTCGAGGAGTAG
- a CDS encoding thiolase family protein — protein sequence MSDSQQAVIVDAVRTPQARKDGALAEQYPEDLVTTILDALVERTGVPAADWDDFRLGCANQENEQGRNLARQSLLAGGFPETVPGSTTTRLCGSSLTALNDAARAIEAGDGAVYPVAGVEQMSRIPFSDWLHPAIERRYDPDRLPMGQTAETIAREHSISREDQDRFALRSHERAVEATESGRFDDELVPVETDEGLVDEDETPRPDTTFETLNDLPTVFRDDDEASVTPGNASPLTDGAAGLLVTSASYAEEHDLDVLARVTTRAVVGVDPLVMGRGPIPATRAALADANLTMDDVDLVELNEAFAAQSLHCADELEIPDEKLNVNGGAIALGHPLGCSGARISTTLLHEMETREADVGLATMCVGFGQGVATVFERP from the coding sequence ATGAGCGATTCACAGCAAGCCGTTATCGTCGACGCCGTCCGGACGCCGCAGGCGAGAAAGGACGGCGCGCTCGCCGAGCAGTACCCCGAAGACCTCGTGACGACGATACTGGACGCGCTGGTCGAGCGAACCGGCGTCCCGGCCGCCGACTGGGACGACTTCAGACTGGGCTGTGCGAACCAGGAGAACGAACAGGGCCGCAACCTCGCCCGCCAGTCGCTTCTCGCGGGCGGCTTCCCCGAGACGGTACCGGGGTCGACGACGACCCGCCTCTGTGGCTCCTCGCTGACGGCGCTCAACGACGCCGCCCGCGCCATCGAGGCCGGCGACGGCGCGGTCTACCCCGTCGCCGGGGTCGAACAGATGAGCCGGATTCCCTTCTCCGACTGGCTGCACCCGGCTATCGAGCGGCGCTACGACCCCGACAGGCTCCCGATGGGACAGACCGCCGAAACCATCGCCCGCGAACACAGCATCTCCCGCGAGGACCAGGACCGCTTCGCGCTCCGCTCGCACGAACGCGCCGTCGAGGCGACCGAGAGCGGCCGCTTCGACGACGAACTCGTCCCCGTCGAGACCGACGAGGGGCTCGTCGACGAGGACGAAACGCCGCGCCCGGACACCACGTTCGAGACACTGAACGATCTCCCGACGGTGTTCCGGGACGACGACGAGGCCTCGGTCACGCCGGGCAACGCCTCGCCGCTGACCGACGGCGCGGCCGGCCTGCTGGTCACTTCGGCGTCGTACGCCGAGGAACACGACCTCGACGTCCTCGCCCGCGTGACGACGCGCGCCGTCGTCGGCGTCGACCCGCTGGTCATGGGCCGGGGGCCGATTCCGGCCACCCGCGCCGCGCTCGCCGACGCCAACCTGACGATGGACGACGTCGACCTCGTCGAGCTCAACGAGGCCTTCGCCGCCCAGAGCCTCCACTGCGCGGACGAGCTGGAGATTCCAGACGAGAAACTGAACGTCAACGGCGGCGCCATCGCGCTCGGCCACCCGCTGGGGTGTTCGGGCGCGCGCATCTCCACGACGCTGCTCCACGAGATGGAGACGCGCGAGGCCGACGTCGGCCTCGCGACGATGTGTGTCGGCTTCGGACAGGGCGTCGCGACCGTCTTCGAGCGGCCGTGA
- a CDS encoding IclR family transcriptional regulator produces MTVPADIDRPVETVERAIEIVEYLKTNGSAGVPEITEHLGCAKSTAHRHLKTLEANSFLIEEDDEYRLGIRFLDYGAVARDEYTLYQEAKPKVDELADVTDEKIWCAVEEHGRSIHIYGAQGKHSVQTYARIGHRNYLHQHAAGKAILAHLPDERIEEILDTYGLPARTPNTITSEEALWEEIGSIREQGYAFNLEESVQGLHAIGAPITDENDVAIGAISISGPANRLEGSLLRDELPTLLLGAVNEITINLAHI; encoded by the coding sequence ATGACAGTCCCGGCCGACATCGACAGGCCCGTCGAGACGGTTGAGCGAGCGATCGAGATCGTCGAGTACCTGAAGACAAACGGGTCTGCGGGAGTTCCGGAGATAACCGAGCACCTCGGCTGTGCGAAGAGCACGGCGCACAGACATCTCAAGACGCTGGAGGCCAACAGCTTCCTCATCGAGGAGGACGACGAGTACCGGCTGGGGATCCGGTTCCTGGACTACGGCGCCGTCGCCCGGGACGAGTACACGCTCTACCAGGAGGCCAAGCCGAAAGTCGACGAGTTGGCCGACGTGACCGACGAGAAAATCTGGTGTGCCGTCGAAGAGCACGGCCGCAGCATCCACATCTACGGCGCGCAGGGGAAACACTCGGTCCAGACCTACGCTCGCATCGGGCACCGGAACTACTTACACCAGCACGCCGCGGGCAAGGCGATACTTGCTCACTTGCCCGACGAGCGCATCGAGGAAATCCTCGACACCTACGGCCTCCCCGCGCGGACACCCAACACGATCACCTCCGAGGAGGCGCTCTGGGAGGAAATCGGGTCGATCCGCGAACAGGGCTACGCGTTCAATCTCGAGGAGTCCGTCCAGGGGCTCCACGCCATCGGTGCCCCGATTACCGACGAGAACGACGTCGCCATCGGCGCGATCAGTATCTCTGGACCGGCGAACCGGCTCGAAGGATCGCTCCTGCGTGACGAACTCCCGACGCTGCTCCTGGGGGCGGTCAACGAGATCACTATCAATCTCGCTCACATATAG
- a CDS encoding NAD(P)-dependent oxidoreductase yields MTDNTVLVTGGTGFLGSYVVEDLVDDGHDVVAYDLSTDDHILSKLGVADDVEIRRGDVSEATDVIRAVEETGATHIVHLAALLTNSARDNPRAGLDVNVKGTNNVFEAARILDDQVERVAWASSAAVYAPPHNYDAEYVDEDELVYPDTLYGATKEYNEHQARVYHEDYDLDHVALRPTVAYGPYRETGGSAFLANIVEKPALGESFSVEYGDQVIDWQHARDIAQAFRKATFVDEDDLGQRVYNVRGVLATIREAADTVREIVPDADLEVSDEGELPWTQNLDMTAVREDLGYEVEYDLETGFRSYINTLREENGLEPV; encoded by the coding sequence ATGACAGACAATACCGTACTCGTCACCGGCGGAACCGGCTTCCTCGGCTCCTACGTCGTCGAGGACCTCGTCGACGACGGCCACGACGTCGTGGCCTACGATCTCTCGACGGACGACCACATCCTCTCGAAGCTGGGCGTCGCCGACGACGTCGAGATCCGTCGCGGCGACGTCTCCGAGGCGACCGACGTCATCCGCGCCGTCGAGGAAACCGGCGCGACCCACATCGTCCACCTCGCGGCGCTGCTGACCAACAGCGCCCGGGACAACCCCCGCGCCGGTCTCGACGTCAACGTCAAGGGGACGAACAACGTGTTCGAGGCCGCGCGCATCCTCGACGATCAGGTCGAGCGCGTCGCCTGGGCCTCGAGCGCCGCGGTGTACGCCCCGCCGCACAACTACGACGCCGAGTACGTCGACGAAGACGAACTCGTCTACCCCGACACGCTGTACGGCGCGACCAAGGAGTACAACGAACATCAGGCGCGAGTCTACCACGAGGACTACGATCTCGACCACGTCGCCCTGCGGCCGACGGTCGCCTACGGCCCCTACCGCGAGACCGGCGGCTCCGCGTTCCTCGCGAACATCGTCGAGAAGCCCGCGCTGGGCGAGTCGTTCAGCGTGGAGTACGGCGATCAGGTCATCGACTGGCAACACGCCCGCGACATCGCCCAGGCGTTCCGGAAGGCCACGTTCGTCGACGAGGACGACCTCGGGCAGCGCGTCTACAACGTCCGCGGCGTCCTCGCCACGATTCGGGAGGCCGCCGACACCGTCCGCGAGATCGTGCCCGACGCCGACCTCGAGGTCTCCGACGAGGGGGAACTCCCCTGGACCCAGAATCTCGATATGACCGCCGTCCGGGAAGATCTCGGCTACGAGGTCGAGTACGACCTCGAAACCGGCTTCCGCTCGTACATCAACACGCTACGCGAGGAGAACGGGCTCGAACCGGTCTGA
- a CDS encoding thiamine pyrophosphate-binding protein: MTETGERLVAELDEQGVEYVFGYPGGRIIEILDHVPDYDVEMVRPRDEREASVMAEMHGRLTGDPGVLAGQGPWIGSLGAIGQMEGKLASSPMVVITEASERGDYSTLAPYQQARGDYGGLDLPSALDAYTKENWFPRSPTETVRSLQLAFKHATAGRPGPTAVILDGDAVTEEMPDDPTPPVWDGHDQVRNWESRPDADDTRTAVEALADAERPVIISGNGVHAADAYDELQTVAEATDAVVTTSYLGKSTFPETHELAAGVIGSFGHEGANQVVSEADVLLVVGSRLNPMDTNWQSPEFIRPDEQTIIHADIDTRNAGWVYPADVALIGDAAQSLADLADELPDSVGNDWARDRAADARESFSGPECDSDASPIKPQRAVKEIESVVDEDTIVTADSGNNRFWLLNYLQAPDTGTYYGSGGVGAMGWSTPAAVSAAITTEKDVIGVAGDGGFTMTMTSVETAVENGVAPTFVVLNDTSLGMVRQMQHDEGDIAGVEFHDTDFVKAAEAFGAEATRAVTPDELADALQEGTSADVPFVIDARIDREEEMVESLQSSFYEEVGGLHE; this comes from the coding sequence ATGACTGAGACGGGCGAACGACTCGTCGCCGAACTCGACGAGCAGGGCGTCGAGTACGTCTTCGGCTACCCGGGCGGGCGCATCATCGAAATTCTCGACCACGTCCCCGACTACGACGTGGAGATGGTCCGCCCTCGCGACGAGCGCGAGGCCAGCGTCATGGCCGAGATGCACGGCCGCCTCACCGGCGACCCCGGCGTTCTCGCCGGCCAGGGGCCCTGGATCGGTAGCCTCGGTGCCATCGGACAGATGGAAGGGAAACTCGCCTCCTCCCCCATGGTCGTCATCACCGAAGCCAGCGAACGCGGCGACTACTCCACGCTGGCCCCCTACCAGCAGGCCCGCGGCGACTACGGCGGACTGGATCTCCCGTCGGCGCTGGACGCCTACACCAAGGAGAACTGGTTCCCGCGGTCGCCGACAGAAACGGTTCGGAGCCTCCAGCTCGCGTTCAAACACGCCACGGCCGGCCGGCCCGGCCCGACCGCGGTCATCCTCGACGGCGACGCCGTCACCGAGGAGATGCCCGACGATCCCACCCCGCCGGTCTGGGACGGCCACGACCAGGTCCGGAACTGGGAGTCCCGCCCCGACGCCGACGACACCCGGACAGCCGTCGAGGCACTCGCAGATGCCGAACGTCCGGTCATCATCTCGGGCAACGGCGTCCACGCGGCCGACGCCTACGACGAACTGCAAACTGTGGCTGAAGCCACCGACGCCGTCGTGACGACCTCCTACCTCGGCAAGTCGACGTTCCCCGAGACGCACGAGTTGGCGGCGGGCGTCATCGGCTCGTTCGGCCACGAGGGCGCGAATCAGGTGGTCAGCGAAGCCGACGTTCTGCTCGTCGTCGGCTCCCGACTGAATCCGATGGACACCAACTGGCAGTCGCCCGAGTTCATCCGGCCGGACGAGCAGACGATCATCCACGCCGACATCGACACGCGCAACGCCGGCTGGGTCTACCCCGCCGACGTCGCGCTCATCGGCGACGCCGCACAGAGTCTGGCCGATCTCGCCGACGAACTGCCTGACAGCGTCGGCAACGACTGGGCGCGCGACCGCGCTGCCGACGCCCGGGAGTCCTTCAGCGGGCCCGAGTGCGACTCCGACGCCTCGCCCATCAAGCCGCAGCGGGCGGTCAAAGAGATTGAGTCCGTCGTCGACGAGGACACCATCGTCACCGCCGACTCGGGCAACAACCGCTTCTGGCTGCTGAACTACCTGCAGGCGCCGGACACCGGCACCTACTACGGCAGCGGCGGCGTCGGCGCGATGGGCTGGTCGACGCCCGCTGCGGTGTCCGCCGCCATCACGACCGAGAAGGACGTCATCGGCGTCGCCGGCGACGGCGGCTTCACCATGACGATGACCAGCGTCGAGACGGCCGTCGAGAACGGCGTCGCTCCCACGTTCGTCGTCCTCAACGATACGAGCCTGGGGATGGTTCGCCAGATGCAACACGACGAGGGGGACATCGCCGGCGTCGAGTTCCACGACACGGACTTCGTGAAAGCCGCCGAAGCCTTCGGCGCCGAAGCGACGCGAGCGGTCACCCCCGACGAACTCGCCGACGCCCTCCAAGAGGGGACCAGCGCCGACGTGCCGTTCGTCATCGACGCCCGCATCGACCGCGAGGAAGAGATGGTCGAGTCGCTCCAGTCCTCGTTCTACGAGGAGGTCGGCGGCCTCCACGAGTAA